In one window of Flavobacteriales bacterium DNA:
- the fumC gene encoding class II fumarate hydratase: MEYRIEKDTIGEVKVPADKYWGAQTERSRNNFKIGPSGSMPIEIVHAFAYLKKAAAHANCELGVLSEEKRDLISTVCDEIVAGKLNDQFPLVIWQTGSGTQSNMNVNEVVANRAQVLSGGKMGEGEKVLAPNDDVNKSQSSNDTFPTGMHIAGYKMIVEKTIPGIKQLRDTLLKKSKDFADVVKIGRTHLMDATPLTLGQEFSGYVSQLNHGLKALENTLAHLSELALGGTAVGTGLNTPKGYDVLVAKKIAEFTGLPFITAENKFEALAAHDAIVETHGALKQIAVSLNKIGNDIRLMASGPRSGIGEIIIPANEPGSSIMPGKVNPTQAEALTMVCAQVMGNDVAVSVGGTQGHYELNVFKPMMAANLLQSAELIGDACVSFDLNCAQGIEPNQKRIDELLNNSLMLVTALNTKIGYYKAAEIANTAHQNGTTLREEAIRLGYVPEEKYDEWVNPKNMIGSL; the protein is encoded by the coding sequence ATGGAATATAGAATCGAAAAAGACACAATTGGAGAGGTAAAAGTACCTGCAGACAAATACTGGGGAGCTCAAACTGAGCGTTCTAGAAACAATTTTAAAATTGGACCTTCTGGATCAATGCCTATCGAAATTGTACATGCTTTTGCTTACCTAAAAAAAGCTGCTGCTCATGCCAATTGCGAATTAGGTGTATTATCTGAAGAAAAAAGAGATTTAATTTCTACTGTTTGTGATGAGATTGTAGCTGGAAAACTAAACGATCAGTTCCCATTAGTTATTTGGCAAACTGGATCTGGTACACAGAGTAACATGAATGTAAATGAAGTTGTTGCAAACAGAGCACAAGTTCTTTCAGGAGGAAAAATGGGAGAAGGCGAAAAAGTTTTAGCCCCAAATGATGACGTTAATAAATCTCAATCGAGTAACGATACTTTTCCAACAGGAATGCATATTGCTGGCTACAAAATGATTGTAGAAAAAACTATTCCTGGAATCAAACAATTAAGAGATACTCTCCTTAAAAAATCTAAAGACTTTGCTGATGTTGTAAAAATCGGTCGTACACACTTAATGGACGCTACGCCATTAACGTTGGGGCAAGAATTTTCAGGATATGTCTCACAACTGAATCACGGTTTAAAAGCTTTAGAAAATACTTTAGCTCACTTATCTGAACTAGCTTTAGGAGGAACAGCAGTTGGTACTGGCTTAAACACTCCTAAAGGATATGATGTTCTTGTTGCAAAGAAAATTGCTGAATTTACGGGTCTACCATTTATTACTGCTGAAAACAAATTTGAGGCTTTAGCTGCACATGATGCTATTGTTGAAACACATGGAGCATTAAAACAAATCGCTGTTTCACTCAACAAAATAGGAAATGACATCCGTTTAATGGCTTCTGGACCTCGTTCTGGAATTGGCGAAATCATTATTCCTGCTAATGAACCGGGTTCTTCTATCATGCCTGGAAAAGTAAACCCAACTCAAGCTGAAGCTTTAACGATGGTTTGCGCTCAGGTAATGGGTAACGATGTCGCAGTTTCTGTAGGAGGAACTCAAGGACACTATGAGTTGAATGTTTTTAAACCAATGATGGCAGCCAACTTATTACAAAGTGCTGAACTAATAGGAGACGCTTGTGTAAGTTTTGATTTAAATTGTGCTCAAGGAATTGAACCTAATCAAAAAAGAATTGATGAACTTTTAAACAACTCTTTAATGCTTGTAACAGCGCTAAACACCAAGATTGGCTACTACAAAGCTGCTGAGATTGCTAATACTGCTCACCAAAATGGAACAACCCTTAGAGAAGAGGCTATTCGCCTAGGATATGTTCCAGAGGAAAAATATGATGAATGGGTAAACCCTAAAAACATGATTGGTTCCTTATAA
- a CDS encoding 2-oxoglutarate dehydrogenase E1 component: MDKYSYLSNAEGSAIEELYAQYSKDPNSVDKSWATFFEGFNFAKANYDVEGEIPENVQKEFKVIDLIAGYRTRGHLFTDTNPVRERRKYQPTLAIENFGLEQSDLTTVFQAGEEVGIGPATLKEIIDHLEETYCRSIGIEYQYIRHPKRVDWIKNKIELKNRIKFSVEDKKHILHKLNQASVFEEFLHKKFVGQKRFSIEGAEALIPALDFLIEKGSVLGVKEFVMGMAHRGRLNVLANIFNKTYDAIFSEFDGKEYEDALFDGDVKYHLGYTCNVTTDAGKDIKMTLAPNPSHLEAVNPVVEGITRAKIDHDLGGDESQIVPILIHGDAAVAGQGIVYEVIQMAQLDGYKTGGTVHIVINNQVGFTTNYLDARSSTYCTDIAKTTLCPVFHVNGDDVEAVVLAMEVALEYRQTFNRDVFIDLLCYRKYGHNEGDEPKFTQPKLYKAISKHPNPRVIYLDKLVKEGVVTAEEGNILKKKFDDMLQERLDEAKQIEKAVVTDFLEEEWKGYKHGTKEDFLTSPVTAVAEERVKELGIKLATLPEGKKYFRKIIKLLKDRVKMVEEDRLDWGMGEMLAYATLLTEGHNIRLSGEDVERGTFSHRHAVVKTEDTEEKVITLNNLEEGQARFDVYNSLLSEYGVLGFDYGYAFTTPNDLTIWEAQFGDFFNGAQIMVDQYISAAEDKWHTQNGLVMLLPHGYEGMGSEHSSGRMERFLTQCADLNMQVANCTTPANFFHLLRRQMKRDFRKPLVVFTPKKLLRYPSAVSKISDFANGGFQEVIDDTTVNPNEVDTVVMVSGKFYYDLVEEKEKIGAGENVAVVRVEQLYPLPAKQIEEIVAKYGADANYIWAQEEPENMGAWRFIQSRHRFWKKLGVQLDVASRRRSASPASGSSKVSAIRHQAILDKVMQYAKQKV, encoded by the coding sequence ATGGACAAATATTCATACCTAAGTAATGCAGAAGGTAGTGCAATCGAAGAATTGTATGCTCAGTATTCGAAAGACCCAAATTCAGTAGATAAGAGTTGGGCAACCTTTTTTGAAGGATTTAATTTTGCAAAAGCAAATTACGATGTAGAAGGCGAAATCCCAGAGAATGTTCAAAAAGAGTTCAAGGTGATAGACCTAATTGCTGGCTACAGAACTAGAGGACACCTTTTTACAGATACCAATCCAGTAAGGGAAAGAAGAAAATATCAGCCAACATTAGCCATTGAAAACTTTGGATTAGAACAATCGGATTTAACTACAGTTTTTCAAGCTGGAGAAGAAGTTGGGATTGGACCTGCAACTTTAAAGGAAATTATTGACCATTTAGAGGAAACTTATTGCCGTTCTATTGGTATTGAATACCAATATATAAGACATCCAAAGAGAGTCGATTGGATTAAAAATAAGATAGAGCTTAAGAATAGAATAAAATTTAGTGTTGAAGATAAAAAACACATTTTACATAAGTTAAATCAAGCCAGCGTTTTTGAAGAGTTCTTACATAAAAAATTTGTAGGTCAAAAACGTTTCTCTATTGAAGGGGCTGAGGCTTTAATTCCAGCATTAGACTTTTTAATCGAAAAGGGGTCTGTTTTAGGTGTAAAAGAATTTGTAATGGGAATGGCCCATAGAGGTCGTTTAAATGTCTTAGCAAATATCTTTAATAAAACTTACGATGCCATCTTTAGTGAGTTTGATGGAAAAGAATATGAAGACGCATTGTTTGATGGAGATGTAAAGTATCATTTAGGATATACTTGTAATGTTACTACAGATGCAGGTAAGGATATTAAAATGACATTGGCTCCTAATCCTTCTCACTTAGAAGCCGTTAATCCAGTCGTTGAAGGGATTACAAGAGCCAAAATTGACCATGATTTAGGAGGAGATGAATCTCAAATTGTACCTATTTTAATTCATGGAGATGCAGCCGTTGCTGGGCAAGGAATTGTCTATGAGGTTATTCAAATGGCACAGTTAGATGGATATAAGACAGGGGGGACAGTGCATATTGTCATCAATAACCAAGTTGGATTTACAACCAATTATTTAGATGCTCGTTCGAGTACTTATTGTACCGATATTGCCAAAACAACTTTATGTCCAGTTTTCCACGTTAATGGAGATGATGTAGAAGCTGTTGTATTAGCGATGGAAGTAGCATTAGAGTATCGTCAAACATTTAATAGAGATGTTTTTATCGATTTATTATGCTATAGAAAGTATGGTCATAATGAGGGAGATGAGCCAAAGTTTACACAGCCTAAATTATATAAAGCGATTTCAAAACACCCTAATCCAAGAGTAATCTATTTAGATAAGTTGGTAAAAGAAGGTGTCGTTACTGCTGAAGAAGGAAATATTCTCAAAAAGAAATTTGACGATATGCTTCAAGAACGTTTGGATGAAGCAAAACAAATAGAGAAAGCTGTAGTAACAGACTTTTTAGAAGAAGAATGGAAAGGATACAAGCATGGAACAAAAGAAGATTTCTTAACATCACCTGTAACCGCTGTTGCTGAAGAAAGAGTAAAAGAACTTGGAATTAAATTAGCGACTTTACCAGAAGGGAAAAAGTATTTTAGAAAAATCATTAAGCTTTTGAAAGATAGAGTCAAAATGGTTGAAGAAGATCGATTAGACTGGGGAATGGGAGAAATGCTGGCTTATGCAACATTATTAACAGAAGGACATAATATTCGTTTGTCTGGAGAAGATGTTGAAAGGGGAACATTCTCACACAGACATGCTGTCGTGAAAACAGAAGATACAGAAGAAAAAGTCATTACCTTAAACAACTTAGAAGAGGGACAAGCTCGATTTGATGTTTATAATTCTTTACTTTCTGAATATGGAGTTTTAGGATTTGACTACGGATATGCATTTACAACACCTAACGATTTAACAATTTGGGAGGCACAGTTTGGAGATTTCTTTAATGGTGCTCAAATCATGGTAGATCAATACATTAGTGCTGCTGAAGACAAATGGCACACGCAAAATGGTTTGGTGATGTTATTGCCACATGGTTATGAAGGTATGGGGTCAGAGCATTCAAGTGGTAGAATGGAACGATTCTTAACACAGTGTGCCGACTTAAATATGCAAGTTGCGAACTGTACAACACCTGCTAACTTCTTCCATTTGCTAAGAAGACAAATGAAAAGAGACTTTAGAAAACCATTAGTTGTATTTACTCCTAAGAAATTGTTGCGTTATCCTTCTGCTGTATCTAAGATTAGTGATTTTGCTAATGGAGGTTTCCAAGAGGTTATTGACGATACAACTGTAAATCCTAATGAAGTTGATACTGTAGTTATGGTTTCTGGTAAATTCTACTACGATTTAGTAGAAGAGAAAGAGAAAATAGGGGCAGGAGAAAACGTTGCAGTAGTTAGAGTAGAGCAATTGTATCCATTACCAGCTAAGCAAATTGAGGAGATTGTGGCTAAATATGGAGCTGATGCTAATTATATCTGGGCGCAAGAAGAACCTGAAAATATGGGAGCATGGAGGTTTATCCAAAGTCGTCACCGTTTCTGGAAAAAATTAGGTGTTCAGTTGGATGTTGCATCTAGAAGACGTTCGGCGAGTCCAGCAAGTGGATCTTCAAAAGTATCTGCAATTCGTCATCAAGCTATTTTAGATAAGGTTATGCAGTATGCTAAACAAAAAGTGTAA
- the odhB gene encoding 2-oxoglutarate dehydrogenase complex dihydrolipoyllysine-residue succinyltransferase, which produces MSVLEMKVPSPGESISEVEIAEWLVEDGDYVEKDQAIAEVDSDKATLELPAEASGTITLKAENGDTVAVGDVVCLIDTSAEKPADFESKETAEIAVETPKTEAPNPNPVAEKAPSAPAKETYAKGVPSVAAKKLADENNVPLAKVQGTGKDGRLTKQDIIAAMAAGFPAEATQGWGGTRETSSAKMKMLRRKIASRLVAVKNETAMLTTFNEVDMKPIMDIRAKYKAVFKETHGTSLGFMSFFTKAVTEALNLYPQVNSMIDGDHMISHNYADIGIAVSSPKGLMVPVVRNAEQMSLHEIEKEIKRLAIKARDGKIAIEDMEGGTFTITNGGVFGSMLSTPIINPPQSAILGMHNIVERPVAINGKVEIRPIMYLALSYDHRIIDGKESVGFLVKVKEMLENPTKMIFGAKAPEEVLLNL; this is translated from the coding sequence ATGTCTGTATTAGAAATGAAAGTACCAAGTCCAGGAGAGTCAATTTCTGAAGTTGAAATTGCAGAATGGTTGGTAGAAGACGGAGATTATGTAGAAAAAGACCAAGCAATTGCTGAAGTGGATTCTGATAAAGCGACTTTGGAATTACCTGCAGAAGCTTCTGGAACAATTACTTTAAAAGCTGAGAATGGAGATACGGTTGCTGTTGGAGATGTTGTTTGTTTAATTGATACATCGGCAGAAAAACCAGCTGATTTTGAGTCGAAAGAAACAGCAGAAATAGCGGTTGAAACACCAAAAACGGAAGCGCCTAATCCTAATCCAGTAGCAGAGAAAGCTCCATCAGCACCAGCTAAGGAGACTTATGCAAAAGGAGTGCCTTCTGTTGCGGCAAAGAAACTAGCAGATGAAAATAACGTGCCTTTAGCGAAAGTGCAAGGAACAGGCAAAGACGGACGTTTAACAAAACAAGATATTATTGCAGCTATGGCAGCAGGATTCCCTGCTGAAGCAACACAAGGTTGGGGAGGTACAAGAGAGACTTCTTCTGCAAAAATGAAAATGTTAAGACGAAAAATTGCTTCAAGATTAGTGGCGGTTAAAAATGAAACGGCGATGCTGACTACTTTTAACGAAGTAGATATGAAGCCAATTATGGATATTAGAGCAAAGTATAAAGCTGTTTTTAAAGAAACTCATGGAACAAGCTTAGGGTTTATGTCGTTTTTTACTAAAGCAGTAACAGAAGCATTAAACTTATATCCACAAGTAAATTCGATGATTGACGGAGATCACATGATCTCTCATAATTATGCTGATATAGGTATTGCGGTAAGTTCTCCTAAAGGTTTAATGGTGCCTGTAGTTCGTAATGCTGAGCAAATGTCACTACATGAAATTGAGAAAGAAATTAAGCGCTTAGCAATTAAAGCTAGAGATGGTAAAATTGCGATTGAAGATATGGAAGGAGGAACATTTACCATTACGAATGGAGGTGTTTTTGGGTCGATGTTGAGTACACCAATTATCAACCCTCCACAATCTGCTATTTTAGGGATGCATAATATTGTAGAACGACCTGTAGCGATCAATGGGAAAGTTGAAATTCGCCCAATTATGTATTTAGCCTTATCTTATGACCATAGAATTATTGATGGTAAAGAGTCTGTAGGGTTCTTAGTTAAAGTAAAAGAAATGTTAGAAAATCCAACAAAAATGATTTTTGGAGCAAAAGCACCAGAAGAAGTTTTGTTGAACTTATAA
- a CDS encoding histidine kinase — protein sequence MSRILIKIALLAIGVQFFFLKGFAQEPYHYFLGAEAFTNVDVYGIIQARTGDYWITTDNGIYAFDGYTFRQYTHPDQLSNSVFNPIESPAGGIYFNNLNGQIFFVDSNRVSLIHQVPDSLISSFISYNFLDENTIVVHGKSLYTFAIKEPHKIRVLLKDDQTHQYLSKIKRVKKGTLAVHYWLDSITLITENGCKNYSIQLENNEQLLPNTILNLIEQEGKYWFKDGGRVIYEAEFQEGQVTLKQEQKGPPGLSRTYCTQDFLWFASEKQGLQRVNLKTNKTDELFKGIFISHVFQDQRGNILLGTFDHGIILIPPISSELLISSQELAISTFNILNDTVFYLGGKDGDLYRWKEQRLKKLFEEGYKRVELLEYIEAYGLLLFDIDRPYLFDVARQTMASALEASSIKDFSKVNDSLYLLAGNLGAYLLEFKSSKPILTSVFDGRSYAIEMDNNNTILVGSSKGLFSIKTGQKKAIKLNDKPLLVSQLKKHKGTIYVVSKTKGLYLWEDQQLQPFNTEQAFLKHQNILDIHFWNELLLVQHKKGIEIINKKGEKQAEINATDGLEKNTPLQIEVHGDYLYALQNTGIQKLDLKKLLAYQPRPMFKRVQLLINGELVENKEAFELNSDQNNVEFIVSAPYLELSKGLKYRFYLKGYDSAPLVVDYDQNKIKYQSIPPGDYEFSAALLYKGQPQDQFRVQLKIDHPFYQKWWFYLLVMGVTLCISILFFLIRIQAIRTKNNELLEKKNLAQKAVESQLKALRSQMNPHFIFNALNSIQDLILQQDTERSYDYIVVFSELVRNTLNYSNKEFIPLQDELNFLDVYLSLEKLRFKSGFEYVIDNQVKEDVEVPPLVIQPFIENALTHGLLHKEGVKKITIQLKLEEQLICFIEDNGIGQERAKAIKERQNNKYESFSLGAIKERMKILQEQFGKEAHYVIEDLYPDKKDKGTKVTLIMPYKE from the coding sequence TTGAGCAGAATACTCATAAAAATTGCACTTCTAGCCATAGGAGTGCAATTTTTTTTTCTAAAAGGTTTTGCTCAAGAACCTTATCATTACTTTTTAGGCGCAGAAGCGTTTACTAATGTTGATGTTTATGGAATCATTCAAGCTCGTACAGGAGATTATTGGATAACAACTGATAACGGGATCTATGCTTTTGACGGCTATACGTTTAGACAATATACTCATCCTGATCAATTAAGTAACTCTGTCTTTAATCCGATAGAATCTCCAGCAGGTGGTATTTATTTTAATAATTTAAACGGGCAAATATTTTTTGTTGATTCCAATAGAGTATCACTCATACATCAAGTTCCAGATTCTTTAATCTCTAGTTTTATTAGTTATAATTTCTTAGATGAGAATACGATAGTTGTTCACGGAAAATCACTCTATACATTTGCTATTAAAGAGCCGCATAAAATAAGGGTGCTATTAAAAGATGACCAAACTCACCAATATTTATCGAAAATAAAAAGAGTAAAAAAAGGGACGCTTGCTGTACACTATTGGTTAGATTCGATTACATTAATCACAGAAAATGGCTGTAAAAATTACTCAATCCAACTGGAAAACAATGAACAGCTATTACCCAATACGATATTAAACCTAATTGAACAAGAGGGGAAGTATTGGTTTAAAGATGGCGGGAGAGTCATTTATGAAGCCGAATTTCAAGAAGGACAAGTTACGCTAAAGCAGGAACAAAAAGGACCGCCTGGTCTATCACGAACCTACTGTACTCAAGATTTTTTGTGGTTTGCAAGTGAAAAACAAGGGCTTCAAAGGGTAAACCTTAAAACCAATAAAACCGATGAACTGTTTAAGGGAATTTTTATTTCTCATGTGTTCCAAGATCAACGTGGAAACATCTTGCTAGGAACATTTGATCACGGTATTATTTTAATCCCCCCTATATCTTCCGAATTGCTAATATCTTCTCAAGAATTAGCCATCTCAACCTTTAATATTCTCAATGACACTGTATTTTATTTAGGCGGTAAGGATGGCGATTTATATAGGTGGAAAGAGCAGCGCTTAAAAAAGTTGTTTGAAGAAGGCTATAAAAGAGTGGAGTTATTAGAATATATAGAAGCTTATGGGCTTTTATTGTTTGATATAGATAGACCTTATCTATTCGATGTAGCAAGACAAACAATGGCCTCTGCACTAGAAGCCAGCTCCATTAAAGATTTTTCGAAAGTTAATGATAGCTTATATTTATTAGCAGGGAATTTAGGAGCATATTTATTGGAGTTTAAAAGTTCAAAACCCATCCTAACTTCAGTTTTTGATGGTAGAAGTTATGCGATAGAAATGGATAACAATAATACCATACTGGTAGGTAGCTCTAAAGGATTGTTTTCGATTAAAACTGGTCAAAAAAAAGCGATTAAACTTAATGATAAACCGCTATTGGTATCCCAATTAAAAAAGCACAAGGGTACAATATACGTCGTTTCTAAAACCAAAGGATTGTATTTATGGGAAGATCAACAACTTCAACCATTTAATACTGAACAAGCATTTTTAAAGCATCAAAATATCCTAGATATTCACTTTTGGAATGAATTACTATTGGTTCAGCATAAAAAAGGGATAGAAATTATCAATAAAAAAGGAGAAAAACAGGCGGAGATTAATGCAACTGATGGCCTAGAAAAAAATACGCCTCTTCAGATTGAAGTACATGGGGATTACTTATATGCTTTGCAAAACACAGGAATACAAAAGTTGGACTTAAAAAAGTTGCTAGCATATCAACCACGGCCAATGTTTAAGCGTGTTCAACTTTTAATTAATGGAGAATTAGTAGAAAATAAGGAGGCATTTGAATTGAATTCAGATCAAAATAATGTTGAATTTATAGTTTCGGCACCCTATTTAGAGTTAAGCAAAGGCCTAAAATACCGTTTTTACTTAAAGGGATATGATTCGGCCCCTTTGGTAGTAGATTACGATCAAAATAAAATAAAATATCAATCAATTCCTCCAGGTGATTATGAGTTTAGTGCTGCACTTTTATATAAGGGACAACCACAAGATCAATTCAGAGTTCAATTAAAAATAGATCATCCATTTTATCAAAAATGGTGGTTTTATTTATTGGTAATGGGAGTCACTTTATGTATTTCTATTTTGTTTTTCTTAATACGAATCCAAGCAATAAGAACGAAAAATAATGAGCTGTTGGAGAAAAAAAACTTAGCGCAAAAAGCTGTAGAATCTCAGCTAAAAGCCTTGCGTTCCCAAATGAACCCTCATTTTATATTTAATGCGTTAAATTCGATTCAAGATTTAATTTTACAACAAGACACCGAACGTTCTTATGATTATATTGTTGTTTTTTCTGAATTGGTAAGAAACACATTAAATTATTCTAATAAAGAATTTATACCCTTGCAAGATGAATTAAACTTCTTAGATGTGTATTTAAGTTTAGAAAAACTAAGGTTTAAATCAGGTTTCGAATATGTCATAGACAATCAAGTGAAAGAGGATGTAGAAGTACCGCCACTTGTTATACAACCTTTTATCGAAAATGCCTTAACACATGGGTTGCTGCATAAAGAAGGTGTAAAAAAAATTACGATTCAATTAAAATTAGAAGAGCAGTTAATATGCTTTATAGAAGATAATGGAATAGGACAGGAGAGGGCAAAAGCAATCAAAGAACGTCAAAATAATAAATATGAATCTTTTTCACTCGGAGCGATTAAAGAGCGTATGAAAATTCTTCAAGAACAATTTGGTAAAGAAGCTCATTATGTCATAGAAGATTTATACCCTGATAAAAAGGATAAAGGAACGAAAGTTACGCTTATTATGCCTTATAAGGAGTAG
- a CDS encoding response regulator, producing MDIIKAIIVDDEESARNVLSNLLHNFCKNVSVVAQCSNLLEGVAAIKEHQPDVVFLDVKMPNYAGYEIVNFIDTVNFEIIFVTAYDQYAIKAFELSALDYLLKPINRARLTEAIEKVRSKVDNTRKIEQLKVLVSSMNEESLEKIIISELGNKRVVDVSDIIAVQAQGAYCTIFTKGETQLTVSKNLKYFENLLLDAGYFFRTHKSWLVNLRALKSVQLTKGIIVLEEELYAKLSKYRVEDFKKGMAGLVV from the coding sequence ATGGATATAATCAAAGCCATAATAGTAGATGATGAAGAAAGTGCTAGAAATGTACTCTCTAACTTACTACATAATTTTTGTAAAAATGTTAGTGTAGTGGCCCAATGTAGTAACCTCTTGGAAGGAGTTGCAGCAATTAAAGAGCATCAACCAGATGTGGTTTTTTTGGATGTAAAAATGCCCAACTATGCTGGTTATGAAATTGTAAATTTTATCGACACGGTTAATTTTGAAATTATCTTTGTAACGGCTTATGATCAATATGCGATTAAAGCATTTGAGTTAAGTGCGTTAGATTACCTTTTAAAACCTATCAATAGAGCTCGGTTAACTGAAGCCATAGAGAAAGTAAGAAGTAAAGTTGATAATACTCGTAAAATAGAACAACTAAAAGTCTTAGTTTCTTCAATGAACGAAGAAAGTTTAGAAAAAATCATTATTTCTGAATTGGGGAATAAACGTGTGGTTGATGTTAGTGATATTATTGCGGTTCAAGCACAAGGGGCCTATTGTACTATTTTTACTAAAGGAGAAACACAACTGACTGTAAGCAAAAACTTGAAGTATTTTGAGAATTTACTATTAGATGCTGGTTATTTTTTTCGAACACATAAATCGTGGTTGGTTAACCTTAGGGCTTTAAAGTCGGTACAGCTAACCAAAGGAATTATTGTTTTAGAAGAAGAGCTCTATGCTAAATTATCTAAGTATAGAGTAGAAGACTTTAAAAAAGGAATGGCTGGTCTTGTTGTTTAA